Proteins encoded by one window of Danaus plexippus chromosome Z, MEX_DaPlex, whole genome shotgun sequence:
- the LOC116777109 gene encoding uncharacterized protein LOC116777109 — MIKTTLYQLNPVRLIEEIKKRPGLYRTDQPADREEKLQLWKEVGASIYDDWDTFNKATAYDRVLQLQRKWRSLRDAYNRELRARRAAPRGNRRVYIYFKRMSFLGGFDGDVSNDEDRDGNQVIFSNQPTEDPLFGEVSKKRKRRKRRKCSSDSEHEPKELEMQVFPVEMADEGDSDKLFLLSFLTEMKQLPANIKMWARAQIANVMQEAVSSQYGNTTPGDRVHAIKPRRESSD, encoded by the exons ATGATCAAAACGACCCTGTACCAGCTGAATCCTGTCCGCCTGATAGAGGAGATCAAGAAGCGGCCAGGCCTGTACCGGACGGACCAGCCGGCGGACAGGGAGGAGAAGCTGCAGCTGTGGAAGGAGGTCGGAGCTTCCATCTACGATGACTGGGACACCTTCAACAAGGCGACGGCCTACGACAGAG TTCTCCAGTTGCAGCGCAAGTGGCGCTCCCTCCGCGACGCTTACAACCGGGAGCTTCGAGCCCGGAGAGCAGCCCCGCGCGGGAACAGGCGCGTCTACATATACTTCAAACGAATGAGCTTCCTGGGAGGCTTCGACGGAGACGTTAGCAACGA CGAGGATCGCGATGGCAACCAAGTGATATTCAGCAACCAGCCGACGGAGGACCCTTTGTTTGGGGAAGTCAGCAAGAAGAGGAAGAGGCGGAAGAGAAGAAAGTGTAGCTCAGACAGCGAGCACGAACCCAAGGAGCTGGAGATGCAGGTGTTCCCGGTCGAGATGGCTGACGAGGGGGACAGTGACAAGTTGTTCCTACTGTCTTTCCTGACGGAGATGAAGCAGCTGCCGGCGAACATCAAGATGTGGGCGAGGGCACAGATCGCCAACGTGATGCAGGAGGCCGTCAGCAGTCAGTACGGGAACACCACACCCGGGGACAGGGTGCATGCCATCAAACCCAGGAGAGAGAGCTCCGACTGA